Genomic window (Roseimicrobium gellanilyticum):
GCGCCCAGTGGGAGCGATTCGCTACAGAGACCGGCTACCGTACCGAAGCCGAGAGCGGACCGAGCGGCGGCTTCGGCTGGGATGGGAAGGCACTCACTCAGCGGAAGGACTTCACCTGGCGCAATCCCGGCTTCGCCCAAGACGCCACCCATCCAGTAACCATCATCACCTACCCAGATGCGGAAGCCTTCTGCAAATGGCTGTCCCAAAAGGTCGGGCGCAAAGTGACTCTGCCCACCGAAGCACAGTGGGAGTACGCGAGCCGTGCGGGCGCTACCACCGCGTGGCACAATGAAAGCGACGACCCCGCCTCTGCGGATCAAGTCGCGTGGCACAAGGGCAACGCCGGATTCACCACGCACCCCGTCACCTCCACCAAACCCAACGGCTGGGGATTGTATGTCGGCGGCAACGTGGCCGAGTGGTGCCAGGACTGGTACGCTCCCTATGAGAATGGACCCCTCAGCGATCCCATCCAAACCAATCAAAACCTCTCTGACAAACCCCGCCGTGTGCTGCGTGGTGGATCGTGGAATCGCGATGGCAAGAACACACGCAGTGCGGCACGCTTTCGCTCGGATGCCCGCAGCCGCAATGCAGACATCGGCTTCCGCATTGTAGCCGCAACCGTCGTCACGCCTCCGCCCGCTCCAGCATCGGACGCGCCTCTGTTGCCGCGTTCTCAGCCCTCCCGTTCCTCCACGCCTTCCACCTCGAGTCCGGGCACGCAGCCGGACTTCACTCCCAGTGATTCCCACACTTCGGACTCTTCCTCGCGACCTGCCACCTGGGTGGATACCTTGCTCGGGTTCGTCTGCTGCCTGGGGCTTCCCCTCCTTCTTCTGGGTGGCCTCATCTTCTTCATCATGAAAAAGGTGAGCGGCAACGCAAGAGCGACGTCAACGGCCGGAACTGCGGGCACCACAG
Coding sequences:
- a CDS encoding formylglycine-generating enzyme family protein, encoding MSTLRLSSGIGLLTAALLFTLTPVLYAADPTLALDLGNGVKLDLVLIPSGGFMQGSPTSEPERGADEAQRFVHLSKDYYIGRTAVTRAQWERFATETGYRTEAESGPSGGFGWDGKALTQRKDFTWRNPGFAQDATHPVTIITYPDAEAFCKWLSQKVGRKVTLPTEAQWEYASRAGATTAWHNESDDPASADQVAWHKGNAGFTTHPVTSTKPNGWGLYVGGNVAEWCQDWYAPYENGPLSDPIQTNQNLSDKPRRVLRGGSWNRDGKNTRSAARFRSDARSRNADIGFRIVAATVVTPPPAPASDAPLLPRSQPSRSSTPSTSSPGTQPDFTPSDSHTSDSSSRPATWVDTLLGFVCCLGLPLLLLGGLIFFIMKKVSGNARATSTAGTAGTTARAMADALSRPGTMQGTPKLRIVDDGFWMLLDVVPSTTIDYVFRPRGGMEARGSVNYQPGPEGHFVYTGVRPESVRVVSAGGVPMSDVFTSGSSPSSLHSNDRRDDDHRPPTYPSAY